One window of the Suricata suricatta isolate VVHF042 chromosome 7, meerkat_22Aug2017_6uvM2_HiC, whole genome shotgun sequence genome contains the following:
- the GCM2 gene encoding chorion-specific transcription factor GCMb has protein sequence MLAEAWQEDCVCSYGMKLSWDINDPQMPREPAHFDHFCEWPDGYVRFIYRSDEKKAQRHLSGWAMRNTNNHNGHILKKSCLGVVVCARGCALPDGSRLQLRPAICDKARLKQQKKACPNCHSALQLIPCRGHSGYPVTNFWRLDGNAIFFQAKGVHDHPRPESKSETEARRSTIKRQMASFYQPQKKRIREPETGENQDNSGHFNNMPFLEDPQEFDVITDTGFPIPGQPCFSFQNSDAYKATCDLATFQADIMPPFQKYPNPRIYLPRAPCSYELAGPSYTNPSAHPTLYKNSSSIPNDTDLVHLNALHYSVNSYSSFERSFDFASKQHGWKPALGKPGPGERTDHGQFQAVATHPYYNTELPCRYLTTPPAGAPALQTVITTTTKVSYQAYQPPALKYCDNVQEVKSLAGCNYASENIPVSVYPEDLDLPTTAARAASPGGPLPLKIPGDCRTMRPSLAFPQESAPSRTDGAETWDVCSLRLGSAISYSDGVSPFFSYDNEDF, from the exons gAGCCGGCCCACTTCGACCACTTCTGCGAGTGGCCTGACGGCTACGTGCGCTTCATCTACCGCAGCGACGAGAAGAAGGCCCAGCGCCACCTGAGCGGCTGGGCGATGCGCAACACCAACAACCACAATGGCCACATCCTCAAGAAGTCGTGCCTGGGCGTGGTGGTGTGCGCCCGGGGCTGCGCCCTGCCCGACGGCTCCCGCCTGCAGCTGCGGCCCGCCATCTGCGACAAGGCGAGGCTGAAGCAACAGA AGAAGGCGTGTCCCAACTGCCATTCCGCTTTGCAGTTGATCCCCTGTCGAGGGCACAGCGGGTACCCTGTAACCAATTTCTGGCGGCTGGATGGCAACGCGATATTTTTTCaa GCCAAGGGAGTTCACGATCACCCAAGACCAGAGAGCAAATCAGAGACGGAAGCTAGAAGAAGTACCATCAAGAGACAAATGGCCTCTTTTTACCAACCCCAGAAAAAGAGAATTCGAGAGCCAGAG ACTGGGGAGAATCAAGACAACAGTGGACATTTCAACAACATGCCTTTCTTGGAAGATCCACAAGAGTTTGATGTAATTACTGATACCGGCTTCCCTATTCCAGGGCAGCCTTGCTTTTCCTTCCAAAACTCAGATGCTTACAAAGCCACCTGTGACCTCGCCACCTTTCAAGCGGACATAATGCCACCCTTTCAGAAATATCCAAACCCAAGAATCTATTTGCCCAGGGCACCTTGCAGCTATGAATTGGCAGGTCCTAGTTATACAAATCCAAGTGCACATCCCACCCTTTATAAAAATTCCAGCAGTATCCCGAACGACACAGACTTGGTCCATCTAAATGCCCTGCACTATAGTGTCAATTCATACAGCAGCTTTGAGAGGAGCTTTGATTTCGCCAGTAAACAGCATGGCTGGAAACCAGCTCTTGGGAAACCTGGCCCTGGGGAGAGGACTGACCATGGACAGTTCCAGGCCGTCGCCACTCACCCCTATTATAACACAGAGCTTCCCTGCAGGTACCTCACGACTCCCCCCGCAGGTGCTCCAGCACTACAGACCGtgatcaccaccaccaccaaagtgTCCTACCAGGCCTACCAGCCCCCTGCTCTGAAATACTGTGACAACGTACAGGAAGTTAAGAGCCTTGCAGGGTGTAACTATGCTTCTGAAAATATCCCCGTGTCCGTCTATCCGGAAGACTTGGACTTGCCAACCACAGCGGCCAGGGCAGCCTCTCCAGGAGGGCCACTGCCTTTGAAAATTCCAGGTGATTGCAGAACCATGAGACCTAGTTTGGCTTTTCCTCAAGAGTCGGCTCCCTCCAGGACAGACGGAGCAGAGACTTGGGATGTGTGTTCACTGAGGTTGGGGTCTGCAATCAGTTACTCCGATGGGGTTAGTCCATTCTTTAGCTATGACAATGAGGACTTTTGA